A portion of the Naumovozyma castellii chromosome 2, complete genome genome contains these proteins:
- the TSC10 gene encoding 3-dehydrosphinganine reductase (ancestral locus Anc_1.315): MRFQLNDQIVLITGGSQGLGREFAHKYYHEGNNSKIIVVSRSEKKLIKAVDAISGKTVGTNLSPEETGKLNKNAKLYYYPCDLSDHEAVSTMFDRLCELEMLPTQVYCCAGGSIPKLFKDLTGEELDMGIKMNYSTTLHIAHKVAQLELSNCHLILFSSVTAFFPFIGYSQYAPLKVSLKALVGILRQEMLQNRISCVYPGNFQSEGFELEELTKPDITREIEGASTPISSEDCCNKIIRSLESGYDDITTDLIGWFLMSLDMGLNKHNNKSFLWILQLLIGTIVNLLVVPIYMLICQFQIKRWFNGQQKKK; this comes from the coding sequence ATGAGgtttcaattgaatgacCAAATCGTGTTGATCACTGGTGGGTCCCAAGGTTTAGGTAGGGAATTCGCGCATAAATATTATCATGAAGGTAATAATTCTAAGATCATTGTGGTGAGTAGAtcagaaaagaaattgataaagGCTGTTGATGCTATCTCCGGTAAGACAGTAGGTACAAATCTATCTCCAGAGGAAACTGGCAAACTTAACAAGAATGCTAAACTTTACTATTATCCATGTGACTTATCAGATCATGAAGCCGTATCCACTATGTTTGATAGATTATGTGAACTAGAAATGTTACCCACACAGGTATATTGCTGTGCTGGTGGATCAATTcccaaattatttaaagacCTAACGGGTGAAGAACTGGACATGGGTATTAAGATGAATTATTCTACGACATTGCACATTGCGCATAAAGTTGCTCAACTAGAATTGAGTAATTGTCACTTGATTCTATTTTCTAGTGTAACCGCATTTTTTCCCTTTATTGGATACTCTCAATATGCTCCTCTAAAAGTCTCTTTGAAGGCTCTTGTGGGGATTTTAAGACAGGAAATGTTACAAAATAGAATATCTTGCGTATATCCGGGGAATTTCCAAAGTGAAGGTtttgaattagaagaattgaCTAAACCTGATATTACCagagaaattgaaggagCCTCCACTCCTATTAGTAGCGAAGACTGTTGTAACAAGATTATTCGTTCCTTAGAAAGTGGATATGATGATATAACAACAGATTTGATAGGGTGGTTTCTAATGAGTTTGGATATGGGGTTGAATaaacataataataaatcatttttatgGATTCTTCAACTGTTGATTGGTACTATTGTCAACTTACTTGTTGTTCCAATATACATGCTTATCTGTCAATTTCAGATAAAGAGATGGTTCAATGGgcaacaaaagaagaaatga
- the COA3 gene encoding Coa3p (ancestral locus Anc_1.314), producing MPLERSPYQDPRTWKMTPAMIRARKPFFKGNMIGLAAFTGLSVGIYFYTYSFLHKDNDFSDVPIPPVSEEELAQLRKEFEQERQNRQ from the coding sequence ATGCCACTTGAACGTTCCCCATACCAAGACCCAAGAACATGGAAAATGACTCCAGCGATGATTAGAGCACGTAAGCCCTTTTTTAAAGGTAATATGATTGGTCTAGCAGCATTTACAGGTTTGTCGGTGGGTATCTACTTTTACACATATAGCTTCCTACATAAGGATAACGATTTTAGCGATGTTCCTATACCACCTGTCAGTGAGGAAGAATTGGCTCAATTGAGGAAGGAGTTTGAGCAGGAGAGGCAGAATAGACAATGA